The Streptomyces sp. NBC_00691 genome has a segment encoding these proteins:
- a CDS encoding DUF3662 and FHA domain-containing protein, which produces MGVMKRFEQRLEGLVNGTFAKVFKSEVQPVEIAGALQRECDNNAQIWNRERTVVPNDFIVELSAPDYERLSPYSGQLGDELAGLVRDYAKQQRYTFMGPIKVHLEKAEDLDTGLYRVRSRTLASSTSQSQPPSGGQQQSHQQQGQGQGRGGYGYPPAGAPPMPASPPPGAPGHRPGPAAAGRPAAPGPGTHGGAGTQVRRWIEINGTRHQISRPTLVLGRSTDADVRIDDPGVSRRHCEIRTGTPSTIQDLGSTNGIVVDGQHTTRATLRDGSRIVVGSTTIVYRQAEG; this is translated from the coding sequence ATGGGAGTCATGAAGCGTTTCGAGCAGCGTCTCGAAGGTCTGGTCAACGGCACCTTCGCCAAGGTCTTCAAGTCCGAGGTCCAGCCGGTCGAGATCGCGGGCGCACTCCAGCGTGAGTGCGACAACAACGCGCAGATCTGGAACCGCGAGCGGACCGTCGTCCCCAACGACTTCATCGTGGAGCTGAGCGCGCCGGACTACGAGCGCCTCAGCCCCTACTCGGGTCAGCTCGGCGACGAGCTCGCCGGCCTGGTCAGGGACTACGCGAAGCAGCAGCGGTACACCTTCATGGGACCGATCAAGGTCCACCTGGAGAAGGCGGAGGACCTCGACACGGGTCTGTACCGCGTCCGCAGCCGCACCCTGGCGTCGAGTACGTCACAGTCTCAGCCGCCCTCGGGCGGCCAGCAGCAGTCTCACCAGCAGCAGGGCCAGGGACAGGGCCGCGGCGGATACGGGTACCCCCCGGCCGGCGCCCCGCCCATGCCCGCCTCCCCGCCTCCCGGCGCTCCCGGCCACCGGCCGGGTCCCGCCGCGGCGGGCCGTCCGGCGGCCCCCGGCCCCGGTACGCACGGGGGAGCGGGCACCCAGGTGCGCCGCTGGATCGAGATCAACGGCACCCGCCATCAGATCTCACGCCCGACCCTGGTCCTCGGCCGCAGCACCGACGCGGACGTGAGGATCGACGATCCCGGCGTCTCCCGCCGGCACTGCGAGATCCGGACCGGAACGCCCTCGACGATCCAGGATCTGGGTTCCACCAACGGCATCGTGGTGGACGGGCAGCACACCACCCGCGCTACGCTCCGCGACGGCTCGCGGATCGTCGTGGGCAGCACCACCATCGTTTACCGGCAAGCCGAAGGGTGA
- a CDS encoding FHA domain-containing protein FhaB/FipA yields the protein MSELTLTVMRLGFLAVLWLFVIVAVQVIRSDLFGTRVTQRGSRRQEARPQQQQQARQAAAPPQQRGQQTAGGGRQRRGAPTKLVVSEGTLTGTTVALQGQTITLGRAHDSTIVLDDDYASSRHARIYPDRDGQWIVEDLGSTNGTYLDRTRLTTATPIPLGAPIRIGKTVIELRK from the coding sequence ATGTCAGAGCTGACCCTTACGGTCATGCGGTTGGGTTTCCTGGCCGTTCTGTGGCTGTTCGTCATCGTGGCCGTCCAGGTCATCCGCAGCGACCTCTTCGGTACGCGGGTCACCCAGCGCGGTTCACGGCGCCAGGAGGCGCGACCTCAACAGCAGCAGCAGGCGCGGCAGGCCGCCGCGCCTCCGCAGCAGCGCGGCCAGCAGACCGCGGGCGGTGGACGGCAGCGCCGCGGCGCCCCGACCAAGCTGGTCGTGTCCGAGGGCACCCTCACCGGTACGACCGTCGCCCTCCAGGGGCAGACGATCACGCTGGGCCGGGCCCATGATTCGACGATCGTGCTGGACGACGACTACGCGTCCAGCAGGCACGCCAGGATCTACCCGGACCGGGACGGCCAGTGGATCGTCGAGGATCTCGGGTCCACGAACGGCACGTATCTCGACCGGACCCGCCTCACCACCGCCACTCCCATTCCGCTGGGCGCGCCGATCCGCATCGGCAAGACCGTCATCGAGCTGCGGAAGTAG
- a CDS encoding aldo/keto reductase, whose protein sequence is MVGKALKGHREKALLATKGGLVVDDPATYKSHRDGRPAHLRAAVDASRRQLDVDHIDLYQLHRIGPEVPVEKSWGALAEPGSALRRRDCPSSRAAVDARPTANPTHMEELPPPGLRACPGSTRRLTGHGPTSSLDRTGIR, encoded by the coding sequence CTGGTCGGCAAGGCGCTCAAGGGACATCGCGAGAAGGCCCTGCTCGCCACCAAGGGCGGGCTCGTCGTCGACGACCCGGCCACCTACAAGAGCCACCGCGACGGCAGGCCGGCGCATCTGCGCGCCGCCGTCGACGCGAGCCGGCGACAGCTCGACGTGGACCACATCGACCTCTACCAACTGCACCGCATCGGCCCCGAGGTTCCGGTCGAGAAGAGCTGGGGCGCGCTCGCGGAACCCGGCTCGGCGCTCCGGCGAAGGGACTGCCCGAGCTCGCGAGCTGCCGTGGACGCGCGGCCGACCGCGAACCCGACGCACATGGAGGAACTCCCTCCGCCTGGCCTCCGGGCCTGCCCGGGGAGCACCCGGCGGCTCACCGGGCACGGACCGACGTCCTCGCTCGACCGGACGGGAATCCGATGA